The Cervus canadensis isolate Bull #8, Minnesota chromosome X, ASM1932006v1, whole genome shotgun sequence genome contains a region encoding:
- the GPR34 gene encoding probable G-protein coupled receptor 34, whose product MRNQMVTMMTTSVSSWSCSSKGVHFNHSVQSPYNFSGASNSTACSMDEKLLSSVLITFYSVIFIMGLVGNIIALYVFLGIHRKRNSIQIYLLNVAIADLLLIFCLPFRIMYHINQNKWTLGVILCKVVGTLFYMNMYISIILLGFISLDRYIKINRSIQQRKALTTKQSIYVCCIVWIVAVAGFLTMIILTLKKGGHNSTMCFHYRDKLNAKGEAIFNYVLVVMFWLIFLLIILSYIKIGKNLLRISKRRSKFPNSGKYATTARNSFIVLIIFTVCFVPYHAFRFVYISSQLNVSSCYWKEIVHKTNEIMLVFSSFNSCLDPVMYFLMSSNIRKIMCQLLSRRFQGEASRSESTSEFKPGYSLHDTSAMAKIQTTS is encoded by the coding sequence ATGAGAAATCAGATGGTGACGATGATGACAACTTCAGTCAGCAGCTGGTCTTGCTCCTCCAAAGGAGTGCACTTTAATCATAGTGTCCAATCGCCATACAACTTCTCAGGAGCATCAAATTCTACTGCCTGCTCCATGGATGAGAAATTACTCTCTAGTGTGTTAATAACATTTTACTCTGTTATTTTCATCATGGGGCTGGTTGGAAACATAATTGCCCTCTATGTATTTCTGGGTATCCACCGCAAAAGAAATTCCATTCAGATTTACCTACTCAATGTAGCCATTGCAGACCTCTTACTTATCTTCTGCCTCCCTTTCCGAATAATGTATCACATTAATCAAAACAAGTGGACACTAGGTGTGATTCTTTGCAAGGTTGTGGGAACACTATTTTATATGAACATGTATATTAGCATTATTTTGCTTGGCTTCATCAGTTTGGATCGTTACATCAAAATTAATCGGTCTATCCAACAACGGAAGGCATTAACAACCAAGCAGAGTATTTATGTTTGCTGTATAGTATGGATAGTTGCTGTTGCTGGATTTTTAACTATGATCATTTTAACCCTTAAGAAAGGAGGTCATAATTCCACAATGTGCTTCCATTACAGAGATAAGCTcaatgcaaaaggagaagcaaTTTTTAACTACGTTCTTGTGGTAATGTTCTGGCTAATTTTCCTACTAATCATCCTTTCATATATTAAGATTGGCAAGAATCTATTGAGGATTTCTAAAAGGAGGTCAAAATTTCCGAATTCTGGTAAATATGCCACTACTGCCCGGAATTCCTTCATTGTGCTTATCATTTTTACTGTATGTTTTGTTCCCTACCACGCCTTCCGATTTGTCTATATTTCTTCACAGCTAAATGTGTCGTCTTGCTATTGGAAGGAAATCGTTCACAAAACCAATGAGATCATGctggttttctcatcttttaaCAGCTGTTTAGATCCAGTCATGTATTTCCTGATGTCCAGTAATATTCGCAAGATAATGTGCCAGCTTCTTTCTAGACGATTTCAAGGGGAAGCGAGCAGGAGTGAAAGTACTTCAGAATTTAAACCAGGATACTCCCTACATGATACATCTGCCATGGCTAAAATTCAGACTACTTCTTAA